The Polyangium spumosum genome includes a window with the following:
- a CDS encoding HU family DNA-binding protein gives MTKSELIDAIAGRGELTKARAELVVNCIFDAMTEALQRGEGIEIRGFGSFTVRPYKPYSGRNPRTGQPVPVPAKRLPFFKVGKELKELVNQSRAFAITGGKDDDDLDDDLDEDDEDE, from the coding sequence ATGACGAAGAGCGAGCTCATCGACGCGATCGCGGGCCGTGGCGAGCTCACCAAGGCTCGCGCGGAGCTCGTGGTCAATTGCATCTTCGACGCGATGACCGAGGCGCTCCAGCGCGGCGAAGGTATCGAGATCCGAGGCTTCGGCAGCTTCACGGTCCGCCCGTACAAACCGTACAGCGGCAGAAATCCGCGCACGGGGCAGCCCGTCCCGGTGCCCGCCAAGCGCCTGCCCTTCTTCAAGGTCGGCAAGGAGCTGAAGGAGCTCGTCAACCAGAGCCGCGCCTTCGCCATCACCGGCGGCAAGGACGACGACGACCTCGACGACGATCTCGACGAGGACGACGAGGACGAATAG
- the tyrS gene encoding tyrosine--tRNA ligase, translated as MLSAERQMEELCRGVVDFHVRAELKERLEEGRPLRIKAGFDPTRPDLHLGHTVLMQKMRQFQDLGHHIIFLVGDFTAMVGDPTGKSESRPRLTREEVRAAAETYQAQAFKVLDKDRTEVRYNSEWLGKLTPFEMVELGAKYTVARMLERDDFSKRFDGGVPIHIHEFLYPLLQAYDSVVLENDVELGGTDQLFNLLVGRDLMPRYGKRAQIVMTTPILEGTNARVENGKVVGAKMSKSANNYVGVSEPPFEMLQKLMLVDDQVIWRYMELLSSRSNDEINTLREDVSGGRRNIIEVKEVFAKEIVTRFHDAAAADAALDRRRSVAAGNVPDDVEEINVVTEAESLWIAKALSLAGLVKSTNEGLRLVKSGAVHLDGEVVRDEQQKLERGRRYLVRVGSKNRKFAHLVVG; from the coding sequence ATGCTTTCCGCCGAGCGTCAGATGGAGGAGCTCTGCCGGGGCGTCGTGGACTTCCACGTCCGCGCCGAGCTGAAAGAGCGCCTCGAGGAAGGTCGGCCCCTGCGCATCAAGGCCGGCTTCGACCCCACGCGTCCCGACCTGCACCTCGGGCACACCGTGCTCATGCAGAAGATGCGGCAGTTCCAGGACCTCGGGCACCACATCATCTTCCTCGTCGGCGACTTCACCGCGATGGTCGGTGATCCCACGGGCAAGAGCGAGTCGCGCCCGCGCCTGACGCGCGAGGAGGTCCGCGCCGCCGCCGAGACCTACCAGGCCCAGGCCTTCAAGGTGCTCGACAAGGACAGGACCGAGGTCCGCTACAACTCCGAGTGGCTCGGCAAGCTCACGCCCTTCGAGATGGTCGAGCTCGGCGCGAAATACACCGTCGCCCGCATGCTCGAGCGCGACGACTTCTCGAAGCGCTTCGACGGCGGCGTGCCGATCCACATCCACGAGTTCCTCTACCCGCTGCTGCAAGCCTACGACTCGGTGGTGCTCGAGAACGACGTGGAGCTCGGCGGCACCGACCAGCTCTTCAACCTGCTCGTCGGCCGCGATCTCATGCCGCGTTACGGCAAGCGCGCGCAGATCGTCATGACCACGCCGATCCTCGAAGGCACGAACGCGCGCGTCGAGAACGGCAAGGTCGTCGGCGCGAAGATGTCGAAGAGCGCGAACAACTACGTGGGCGTCAGCGAGCCGCCGTTCGAGATGCTGCAGAAGCTCATGCTCGTCGACGATCAGGTGATCTGGCGATACATGGAGCTGCTCTCGTCCCGATCGAACGACGAGATCAACACGTTACGCGAGGACGTGAGCGGCGGCCGTCGCAACATCATCGAGGTGAAGGAGGTCTTCGCGAAGGAGATCGTCACGCGCTTCCACGACGCCGCCGCGGCCGACGCCGCGCTCGATCGTCGCCGCAGCGTGGCCGCCGGCAACGTGCCCGACGACGTCGAGGAGATCAACGTCGTCACCGAGGCCGAGTCGCTCTGGATCGCCAAGGCCTTGTCGCTGGCGGGCCTCGTGAAGTCGACGAACGAGGGGCTGCGGCTCGTCAAGAGCGGCGCCGTGCACCTCGACGGCGAGGTCGTGCGCGACGAGCAACAGAAGCTCGAGCGAGGCCGGAGGTATCTTGTCCGCGTCGGATCGAAGAACCGCAAGTTCGCGCACCTCGTCGTCGGCTGA
- a CDS encoding PilZ domain-containing protein, giving the protein MERRIGPRALCDYPLVAIVDGHRHTCRAVDLSVSGLVFEVPRGLVDRELSLTTAFELDVGAGRPIRLRGRPIWSKDRLQAIRFVSMNDADRLTLAEQLDRKKVLGDPLH; this is encoded by the coding sequence ATGGAACGACGGATCGGCCCTCGCGCGCTCTGCGATTATCCCCTGGTTGCGATCGTGGATGGACATCGCCATACGTGCCGCGCCGTCGACCTCTCGGTGAGCGGGCTCGTCTTCGAGGTCCCGCGGGGCCTCGTGGATCGGGAGCTCAGCCTGACGACCGCGTTCGAGCTCGACGTCGGCGCGGGCCGCCCGATTCGCCTGCGCGGCCGTCCGATCTGGTCGAAAGACCGGCTGCAGGCGATCCGGTTCGTCTCGATGAACGACGCCGACAGGCTCACCCTGGCCGAGCAGCTCGATCGGAAGAAGGTCCTCGGCGATCCTTTGCATTGA
- a CDS encoding FG-GAP repeat protein gives MRTISSVLCCGLVPLLWLGAVAGCGADGSERTAALALALEWTAGEKLVPPEGTKEAEFGAAAAIDGDTAIVGAHSDDQVEVNAGSAQVFVRKDGVWIPEQKLVASDAAATDGFGYSVAISGDVAIIGAPNKTGQAEYAGAAYVFVRKDGVWTEQQKLESPKPELVGSFGTSVALVGGVALVGASREDGAGVDSGAAHVFVRDASGQLWGLQKTLVPASGDGSHFGSSVALSAEDAIIGAPREMSDAGISVGAAYVFSRAEGAWPLEQRLAAEDAGEQDRFGASVAIAGDTALVGASGHDDGAEDAGAAYVWSRAETTWAMQQKLLAAEPEKYGSFGMATALAGELALVGTYLSGPDVSGAGTAYLFVRESEGYVVGQRLLASDGADADFFGSAVALSVDMALVGAPGDDNDKGENAGSVYTFGALVAAGTGGAGGLDGAGGGPAGAGANPATIGDEGVQMTGGCACSAAGERDGAEGTFVTVMALGMAFVVGRRRLNAKDRRGPSSDRAARPG, from the coding sequence ATGCGCACCATTTCATCCGTGCTTTGCTGCGGGCTCGTCCCGCTTTTGTGGCTCGGCGCCGTGGCCGGATGCGGGGCCGACGGGTCCGAGCGCACCGCGGCCCTGGCCCTCGCGCTGGAATGGACCGCGGGCGAGAAGCTCGTGCCGCCCGAGGGGACGAAGGAGGCGGAGTTCGGCGCCGCGGCGGCGATCGACGGCGACACCGCGATCGTCGGGGCGCACAGCGACGATCAGGTGGAGGTAAACGCGGGTTCGGCGCAGGTCTTCGTGCGAAAGGACGGCGTCTGGATCCCCGAGCAGAAGCTCGTCGCGTCCGATGCAGCGGCGACGGATGGATTCGGGTATTCCGTGGCGATCTCGGGGGACGTGGCGATCATCGGCGCGCCGAACAAGACCGGCCAGGCCGAATATGCGGGCGCGGCGTACGTCTTCGTGCGAAAGGACGGCGTCTGGACCGAGCAGCAGAAGCTCGAATCGCCGAAGCCGGAGCTCGTGGGCTCGTTCGGCACCTCGGTGGCGCTCGTGGGGGGCGTCGCGCTCGTCGGGGCGAGCCGCGAGGACGGGGCCGGGGTCGACTCCGGCGCGGCGCATGTCTTCGTTCGGGACGCGTCGGGACAGCTATGGGGTCTGCAGAAGACGCTCGTGCCCGCGAGCGGGGACGGGAGCCATTTCGGGTCCTCCGTCGCGCTCTCGGCCGAGGACGCGATCATCGGCGCGCCCCGGGAGATGTCGGACGCGGGGATCTCGGTCGGCGCGGCGTACGTCTTCTCGCGCGCGGAGGGCGCCTGGCCGCTCGAGCAGAGGCTCGCCGCCGAGGACGCGGGGGAGCAGGATCGTTTTGGTGCCTCCGTGGCCATTGCGGGGGACACGGCGCTCGTGGGGGCCTCCGGGCACGACGACGGGGCCGAGGACGCGGGCGCGGCCTACGTGTGGAGCCGCGCGGAGACGACCTGGGCCATGCAGCAGAAGCTCCTCGCCGCCGAGCCCGAGAAATACGGCTCGTTTGGCATGGCCACCGCGCTCGCGGGTGAGCTCGCGCTCGTGGGGACCTACCTGAGCGGCCCGGATGTCTCGGGCGCGGGGACGGCTTATCTGTTCGTGCGCGAGTCCGAGGGGTATGTCGTGGGGCAGAGGCTGCTCGCGTCGGACGGCGCGGACGCCGATTTTTTCGGCAGCGCGGTGGCGCTCTCCGTCGACATGGCGCTCGTCGGGGCTCCGGGCGACGATAACGACAAGGGCGAGAATGCGGGCTCGGTGTACACCTTCGGGGCGCTCGTCGCCGCGGGCACGGGGGGCGCCGGGGGACTCGACGGCGCCGGCGGCGGCCCCGCCGGGGCAGGGGCCAATCCGGCCACCATCGGCGACGAGGGCGTCCAGATGACCGGCGGCTGCGCGTGCAGCGCCGCGGGCGAGCGCGACGGGGCGGAGGGCACGTTCGTGACGGTGATGGCGCTCGGAATGGCCTTCGTCGTCGGGCGGCGCCGCCTCAATGCAAAGGATCGCCGAGGACCTTCTTCCGATCGAGCTGCTCGGCCAGGGTGA
- a CDS encoding 5-formyltetrahydrofolate cyclo-ligase, which translates to MEDFDPEAMRVLRYRAKGVLRQRMRALRNSIPRESLAERSAKICAGLLSRPELSGARAVALFWPILKRGEVDLRPLAADLRARGVVVAFPAIDPATKVMTFRIPADPAAMEEHGLGFQEPLPSEPEVGAVDVVVVPALGVDGEGNRLGYGAGYYDRTLPRFCPPAVAIGVVYDFQVLSEVPATEGDVPLPVVVTDERVIEV; encoded by the coding sequence ATGGAAGACTTCGATCCCGAGGCGATGCGCGTGCTGCGTTACCGCGCGAAGGGCGTGCTCAGGCAGCGGATGCGGGCGCTGCGGAACTCGATCCCACGCGAGTCGCTCGCCGAGCGGTCGGCGAAGATATGCGCGGGGCTCCTGTCGCGGCCGGAGCTCTCGGGCGCGCGCGCGGTCGCGCTCTTCTGGCCGATCCTGAAGCGGGGCGAGGTGGACCTCCGGCCGCTCGCCGCGGACCTGCGGGCGCGGGGCGTGGTCGTGGCATTTCCTGCGATCGACCCGGCGACGAAGGTGATGACGTTCCGGATCCCGGCCGATCCTGCGGCGATGGAGGAGCACGGGCTCGGGTTTCAGGAGCCATTGCCGTCGGAGCCGGAGGTGGGCGCGGTCGACGTGGTGGTGGTGCCGGCGCTCGGCGTGGACGGGGAGGGCAACCGGCTCGGTTATGGGGCGGGGTATTACGACCGCACCTTGCCGCGATTCTGCCCGCCGGCGGTGGCGATCGGCGTGGTGTACGATTTTCAGGTGCTGTCGGAGGTGCCGGCGACCGAGGGGGACGTGCCGCTGCCGGTCGTGGTCACGGACGAACGGGTGATCGAGGTGTGA
- a CDS encoding glycosyltransferase family 2 protein, with translation MRPCAIIPAYQASRTVAEVVRATRALWPEPDAVFVVDDGSTDGSAELARKAGAEVLSHPNNRGKGAALRTGMSHALRRGFDVAVTLDADAQHPPAEARRIAFCDPDPRALVLGVRDLVKAGAPRANQMSNRISNFFLSLFSGRPLADTQCGLRRYPLQTTLSLGARDDGYAFEAEIILRAVAAGVRIVEVPMDVVYPPEHERVTHFHSVRDPARIVFRVLGTLAESRITPATP, from the coding sequence ATGCGTCCTTGCGCGATCATCCCTGCTTATCAAGCCTCTCGCACCGTCGCCGAGGTCGTCCGCGCGACGCGGGCCCTCTGGCCCGAGCCCGACGCGGTCTTCGTCGTCGACGACGGCTCGACCGACGGCAGCGCCGAGCTCGCCCGCAAAGCCGGCGCCGAGGTCCTCTCCCACCCCAACAATCGTGGCAAGGGCGCCGCGCTGCGCACCGGCATGAGCCACGCCTTGCGCCGCGGCTTCGACGTCGCGGTCACGCTCGACGCCGACGCCCAGCATCCGCCGGCCGAGGCGCGCCGCATCGCCTTCTGCGACCCCGACCCGCGCGCCCTCGTCCTCGGCGTGCGCGACCTCGTCAAGGCCGGCGCCCCGCGCGCGAACCAGATGTCGAACCGCATCTCGAACTTCTTCCTCTCGCTCTTCAGCGGCCGCCCGCTCGCCGACACGCAATGCGGGCTGCGCCGGTATCCCCTCCAGACGACCCTCTCGCTCGGCGCACGCGACGACGGTTATGCGTTCGAGGCCGAGATCATCCTCCGCGCCGTCGCCGCCGGCGTCCGCATCGTCGAGGTCCCCATGGACGTCGTCTATCCGCCCGAGCACGAGCGCGTCACCCATTTCCACAGCGTGCGCGACCCGGCCCGCATCGTCTTTCGTGTCCTCGGCACCCTCGCCGAGTCGCGCATCACCCCCGCCACGCCGTGA
- a CDS encoding C45 family peptidase encodes MTEEGPKKPAERPRARWRRRLVVVFVLLVVVPTLAHFGVLLGTRIEPPAIAATSGDAAEARPGLRVLGPAYARKRGAILEVRLAGTPEEIGHQHSRLLYPEMVENEGTLYDQFRHYVPVPPLRWLLVDLSRLEFRHVDQGMQDERRREIAAQARAFSPDPYDDFLSTYHRFVFLHSLYDIALSFEHSPLIGCTSFALGDGAFEDGHTVLARNFDFEAGSIFDTGKAVFLVREQGRIPYASVAWPGLVGAVSGMNAEGLALVVHGARASDPRPVGEPVVHTTRDLLARARTTEEAVELLRDRAPMVSHMIMLTDAKGDVAIVERAPGHPIHVRRGRGKVPLTNHLEGPLAGDPANRRVEEKTSTRPRRARLDELLANLPPGASVERVVGVLRDKKGLGDVELPIGHRRALDALIATHAVVMDTTARVLWVSEGPHLLGRFVRFDLARLLGSSYEPRDDEPIVTLPEDPLHRSPAYEAWEKAGMPHHGEL; translated from the coding sequence GTGACCGAAGAAGGCCCGAAGAAGCCCGCCGAGAGGCCCCGCGCGCGCTGGAGACGGCGCCTCGTCGTGGTGTTCGTCCTCCTCGTCGTCGTCCCCACGCTCGCCCATTTCGGCGTTCTCCTCGGCACGCGCATCGAGCCCCCTGCCATCGCCGCGACGTCCGGCGACGCCGCCGAGGCGCGCCCCGGCCTGCGCGTCCTCGGCCCCGCGTATGCCCGCAAGCGCGGCGCGATCCTCGAGGTGCGCCTCGCGGGCACCCCCGAGGAGATCGGCCACCAGCATTCGCGCCTGCTCTACCCCGAAATGGTGGAGAACGAGGGCACCCTCTACGACCAGTTCCGCCATTATGTCCCCGTCCCGCCGCTCCGCTGGCTGCTCGTCGACCTGAGCCGCCTCGAGTTCCGCCACGTCGACCAGGGAATGCAGGACGAGCGCCGCCGCGAGATCGCCGCCCAGGCCCGCGCCTTCTCGCCCGACCCTTACGACGATTTCCTCTCGACCTACCATCGCTTCGTCTTTTTGCATTCCCTTTACGACATCGCCCTCTCCTTCGAGCATTCGCCCCTCATCGGCTGCACGAGCTTCGCCCTCGGCGACGGCGCCTTCGAGGACGGGCACACCGTGCTCGCCCGCAATTTCGATTTCGAGGCCGGCAGCATCTTCGACACCGGCAAGGCCGTCTTCCTCGTCCGCGAACAGGGCCGTATTCCTTATGCCTCCGTCGCCTGGCCCGGCCTCGTCGGCGCCGTCAGCGGCATGAACGCCGAGGGCCTCGCGCTCGTCGTCCACGGCGCCCGCGCGAGCGATCCGCGCCCCGTCGGCGAGCCCGTCGTCCACACGACGCGCGATCTGCTCGCCCGCGCCCGCACCACCGAAGAGGCCGTCGAGCTCCTCCGCGATCGCGCCCCCATGGTCTCGCACATGATCATGCTCACCGACGCGAAGGGCGACGTCGCCATCGTCGAGCGCGCCCCGGGCCATCCGATCCACGTCCGTCGTGGACGCGGCAAGGTCCCCCTCACGAACCACCTCGAAGGCCCGCTCGCCGGCGATCCCGCGAACCGCCGCGTCGAGGAGAAGACCTCCACCCGCCCCCGCCGCGCGCGCCTCGACGAGCTGCTCGCGAATCTCCCGCCCGGCGCGTCCGTCGAACGCGTGGTGGGCGTCTTGCGCGACAAAAAGGGCCTCGGCGACGTGGAGCTCCCGATCGGCCACCGCCGCGCGCTCGACGCGCTCATCGCCACACACGCCGTCGTCATGGACACCACGGCGCGTGTCCTCTGGGTCAGCGAAGGCCCCCACCTGCTCGGCCGCTTCGTGCGCTTCGACCTCGCCCGGCTCCTCGGATCGAGCTACGAACCCAGAGACGACGAGCCCATCGTCACCCTCCCCGAGGACCCGCTGCATCGGTCCCCGGCCTACGAGGCGTGGGAAAAAGCGGGAATGCCGCATCATGGAGAGCTCTGA
- a CDS encoding LolA family protein → MDRRDFFRNALAASGALLLPSTLASEAYADEVSEVLAQITKARADLKTLVGPFEQERTIGLLATAVKSAGEMSLVRPDRLRWELLPPDAVTYWVGPEGFSFATPRGAASVGKAAAGRFAAVLGDLLILMGGDLQQLRARYELTVPSKKDGITLRAVPRAEDVKKHVKRLEMRLGLELWTIKEVTIEEQSGDLSVIRFGKLKRDVAVDPAKMKPSKR, encoded by the coding sequence ATGGATCGACGTGATTTCTTCCGAAATGCCCTCGCCGCCTCGGGCGCGCTCCTCCTCCCCTCGACGTTGGCCTCCGAGGCGTACGCCGACGAGGTCTCCGAGGTCCTCGCCCAGATCACGAAGGCCCGCGCGGATCTGAAGACGCTCGTCGGCCCCTTCGAGCAGGAGCGGACGATCGGCCTGCTCGCCACGGCCGTGAAGAGCGCCGGCGAGATGAGCCTGGTCCGGCCCGATCGATTGCGCTGGGAGCTCTTGCCCCCCGACGCGGTCACCTACTGGGTCGGCCCCGAGGGTTTTTCCTTCGCGACCCCGCGCGGCGCGGCGAGCGTCGGCAAGGCCGCCGCGGGCCGGTTCGCCGCGGTGCTCGGCGATCTCTTGATCCTGATGGGCGGCGACCTCCAGCAGCTCCGCGCCCGCTACGAGCTCACGGTCCCCAGCAAAAAAGACGGCATCACGCTCCGGGCCGTGCCCCGCGCCGAGGACGTGAAGAAACACGTCAAGCGCCTCGAAATGCGCCTCGGCCTCGAGCTCTGGACGATCAAGGAGGTCACGATCGAGGAGCAGAGCGGCGATCTGAGCGTCATTCGATTCGGAAAGCTCAAGCGCGACGTCGCCGTCGACCCGGCGAAGATGAAGCCCTCGAAGCGCTGA
- a CDS encoding PAS domain S-box protein: protein MSPPSIAAALVSLLTRRDAILEEAGRDLEERVGRGAAGAPVSSLAPLVDGILRPPPDGDPEALAAALLEHLERAETPLDGALVLLGAVRRALVRHALASSEPSGGGAAASFVEEVIERVATSLARQSAAALAEARRAADHAERHHEWFYSRLPAIMHSIDAQGRLSAVNDRWVEAMGYTADEVLGRRSSEFLTSESSKYAREVVLPEFFKTGRCDNILYQFVRKDGSVMDVMLSAIADRDEHGNTVRSQAVLTDVTEQLAAERAAQAAAAQEETIRAQREMLRAISTPLVPLGDGVLLMPLVGTVDHARAEQMMATLLDGVVTHAAEVAILDVTGVPSVDASVAEALVSATKAVGLLGARVVLTGLSPSAARALVDLDLGLGGITTKATLRDGLAAARKIARR from the coding sequence ATGTCGCCCCCTTCGATTGCCGCCGCGCTCGTCTCGCTGCTCACCCGGCGTGACGCCATCCTGGAAGAGGCCGGCCGGGACCTGGAAGAGCGCGTCGGGCGCGGAGCGGCGGGCGCGCCCGTTTCGAGCCTCGCGCCGCTCGTGGACGGGATCCTTCGCCCACCTCCGGACGGCGACCCGGAGGCCCTCGCCGCGGCCCTGCTCGAGCATCTGGAGCGCGCAGAGACCCCGCTCGACGGCGCGCTCGTCTTGCTCGGCGCCGTCCGTCGCGCCCTCGTCCGCCACGCCCTCGCGTCGAGCGAACCTTCGGGCGGCGGAGCGGCGGCGTCCTTCGTCGAGGAGGTCATCGAGCGCGTCGCCACGTCCCTCGCGAGGCAATCGGCCGCGGCCCTCGCGGAGGCGCGCCGCGCGGCGGATCACGCGGAGAGGCACCACGAATGGTTCTACAGCCGCCTGCCGGCGATCATGCATTCGATCGACGCGCAGGGGCGGCTCTCCGCGGTGAACGACCGATGGGTCGAGGCGATGGGGTACACGGCGGACGAGGTGCTCGGGCGGCGCTCGTCGGAGTTCTTGACGTCGGAATCCTCGAAATATGCCCGTGAGGTCGTATTGCCGGAGTTCTTCAAGACCGGTCGATGCGACAACATCCTTTATCAGTTCGTCCGCAAGGACGGCTCGGTGATGGACGTGATGCTCTCGGCGATCGCCGATCGGGACGAGCACGGCAATACGGTTCGTTCGCAGGCGGTCTTGACGGACGTGACGGAGCAGCTCGCGGCCGAGCGCGCGGCGCAGGCGGCTGCGGCGCAGGAGGAGACGATCCGCGCGCAACGCGAGATGCTCCGGGCGATCTCCACGCCGCTCGTGCCGCTCGGCGACGGCGTCCTCTTGATGCCGCTCGTGGGGACCGTGGACCACGCGCGGGCCGAGCAAATGATGGCGACGCTGCTCGACGGCGTGGTGACCCACGCGGCCGAGGTCGCCATTCTCGACGTGACGGGCGTGCCGTCGGTGGACGCGTCCGTCGCGGAGGCGCTCGTGAGCGCGACGAAAGCGGTGGGCCTGCTCGGCGCGCGGGTGGTGCTCACGGGCCTCTCGCCCTCGGCGGCCCGGGCGCTCGTGGACCTCGACCTCGGGCTCGGCGGGATCACGACGAAAGCGACGTTGCGAGATGGATTGGCGGCGGCGCGGAAGATCGCGCGCCGCTAG
- the priA gene encoding replication restart helicase PriA, with translation MPLLCEVAVPVPLARAFSYEVPPALAASVRPGARVLVEFGRKKVLGVVLATSEGDAPEGVRLKPITAVVDPEPVLPGELLSFLRELSSYYFAPIGEVLRLALPAVEREDVRALEAQGELPGTLSRVKQVGGRKIAYARPTDAVEEPGVLRGQAASALALLRANGEMPIARLEEKFGNARAAVKKLASLGLVVVEEREPPRDAFFARPEPKDEPPALNEAQAAAEARIEGALSEAKPAAFLLFGVTGSGKTEVYLRAIAGCLARGRGAIVMVPEIALTPQLVSRFRARFGDDLAVLHSGLSESDRHAMWKRVRTGAVRVAIGARSAIFAPVTNLGLVLVDEEHDGSFKQEEGVRYHARDMALLRAHRASAVAVLGSATPSLESVQLARQGKLVELRLPDRAHREATLPEVTTVDLRRIGPGPTGNKLVSLPLHRALEKSLAAGEQAILFLNRRGFAPSVVCESCGHVATCLSCSVALTFHRARGGRMRCHYCDWEGPMPAACAECKAPSLALEGLGTERLEETIAEAFPAARVARLDRDVADGAKAEAILAKMRAGEIDVLVGTQMVTKGHDLGNVTLVGVLNADAALSLPDFRASERGFQLLVQVAGRAGRRDRPGRVIIQTRNPAQPAVQFAMRHDVSAFLEHELADRAEVGYPPFSRLSLFRVDALDEDVARRAAGVIAAHAKTSPEGQSRVVEVLGPAAAPLARLRGRYRFRVLLRSKDRRALRAATQVAAAAIPEIDRRVRVVVDMDPVAML, from the coding sequence ATGCCCCTGCTCTGCGAGGTCGCCGTCCCCGTCCCGCTCGCTCGGGCCTTCTCCTACGAGGTCCCGCCCGCGCTCGCCGCTTCGGTTCGTCCGGGCGCGCGGGTGCTCGTCGAGTTCGGCCGAAAGAAGGTCCTCGGCGTGGTCCTCGCGACCTCCGAGGGCGACGCGCCCGAGGGCGTGCGGCTCAAGCCCATCACGGCGGTCGTTGATCCCGAGCCCGTCCTGCCGGGGGAGCTGCTCTCGTTTTTGCGGGAGCTCTCGTCGTATTATTTCGCGCCGATCGGCGAGGTCCTCCGGCTCGCGTTGCCGGCCGTCGAGCGCGAGGACGTGCGCGCGCTCGAGGCGCAAGGCGAGCTCCCGGGCACGCTCTCGCGCGTCAAGCAGGTGGGCGGGCGCAAGATCGCGTATGCGCGGCCCACGGACGCCGTGGAGGAGCCGGGGGTCTTGCGCGGGCAAGCCGCGTCGGCGCTGGCGCTGCTCCGGGCGAACGGGGAGATGCCGATCGCCCGGCTCGAGGAGAAATTCGGTAATGCCCGGGCCGCCGTGAAGAAGCTCGCGTCGCTGGGGCTCGTGGTCGTGGAGGAGCGGGAGCCGCCGCGCGACGCGTTCTTCGCGCGGCCCGAGCCGAAGGACGAGCCGCCGGCATTGAACGAGGCGCAGGCGGCGGCCGAGGCGCGGATCGAGGGAGCGCTCTCGGAGGCGAAGCCGGCCGCATTTCTTCTTTTTGGCGTGACCGGGTCCGGAAAGACCGAGGTGTATCTGCGCGCCATCGCGGGGTGCCTCGCGCGGGGGCGGGGCGCGATCGTGATGGTGCCGGAGATCGCGCTCACGCCGCAGCTCGTGTCGCGCTTCCGGGCGCGGTTCGGCGATGACCTCGCGGTCTTGCACAGCGGTTTGTCGGAGTCGGATCGGCACGCGATGTGGAAGCGCGTGCGGACGGGGGCCGTGCGCGTGGCGATCGGGGCGCGCTCGGCGATCTTCGCGCCCGTCACGAACCTCGGGCTCGTCCTCGTGGACGAGGAGCACGACGGCTCGTTCAAGCAGGAGGAGGGCGTGCGGTATCACGCCCGCGACATGGCCTTGTTGCGGGCGCACCGCGCCTCGGCCGTGGCGGTGCTCGGGTCGGCGACGCCGTCGCTCGAATCGGTGCAGCTCGCTCGTCAGGGAAAACTCGTCGAATTACGCCTGCCCGACCGCGCGCACCGGGAGGCGACGTTGCCCGAGGTGACGACGGTCGATCTGCGGCGGATCGGGCCGGGGCCGACGGGGAACAAGCTCGTCTCGTTGCCGCTCCACCGCGCGCTCGAAAAGTCGCTCGCCGCGGGGGAGCAGGCGATCCTGTTCCTCAATCGACGCGGCTTCGCGCCGAGCGTCGTGTGCGAGTCGTGCGGGCACGTGGCGACGTGCCTCTCGTGCTCGGTGGCGCTCACGTTCCACCGGGCGCGGGGCGGGCGCATGCGGTGCCATTATTGCGACTGGGAGGGGCCGATGCCCGCGGCGTGCGCGGAGTGCAAGGCGCCCTCGCTCGCGCTCGAGGGGCTCGGGACCGAGCGGCTCGAGGAGACCATCGCGGAGGCCTTCCCCGCGGCGCGCGTGGCGCGGCTCGACCGGGACGTCGCCGACGGCGCGAAGGCCGAGGCGATCCTCGCGAAGATGCGGGCGGGCGAGATCGACGTGCTCGTGGGCACGCAAATGGTCACGAAGGGGCACGACCTCGGCAATGTGACGCTCGTCGGCGTGCTCAACGCGGACGCGGCGCTGTCATTGCCGGATTTTCGCGCCTCCGAGCGTGGGTTCCAGCTCCTCGTGCAGGTCGCGGGGCGCGCCGGGAGGCGCGATCGCCCTGGCCGCGTGATCATTCAAACGCGAAACCCCGCGCAGCCGGCCGTGCAATTCGCGATGCGGCACGACGTGAGCGCCTTTCTGGAGCACGAGCTCGCCGATCGGGCCGAGGTCGGATATCCGCCCTTTTCGCGGCTGTCGCTCTTCCGGGTCGACGCGCTCGACGAGGACGTGGCGCGGCGCGCGGCGGGCGTGATCGCGGCGCACGCGAAGACCTCGCCCGAGGGACAATCACGCGTCGTCGAGGTGCTCGGCCCCGCGGCGGCGCCGCTCGCGCGGCTGCGCGGCCGGTATCGATTCCGCGTCCTTTTGCGCTCCAAGGATCGGCGCGCCCTCCGGGCGGCGACCCAGGTGGCGGCCGCGGCGATCCCGGAGATCGATCGGCGGGTGCGGGTCGTGGTGGACATGGATCCCGTGGCGATGTTGTGA